A single window of Zea mays cultivar B73 chromosome 10, Zm-B73-REFERENCE-NAM-5.0, whole genome shotgun sequence DNA harbors:
- the LOC103640745 gene encoding DDT domain-containing protein PTM — protein sequence MDAEPRREGSDRAPAADSSAAPDGDEAMARGVAAAEKPTAASEAGAGGDVAAAERGRDGETPAGDPGVVADEGGAVGDQCPAAPQASEVDEGGAAGKERSDGGLANGAVEGSSIAGEVPDVAPVVSEARMDEDGGCSTGNEYSEMKMEVDGGCVAEREGDGQEQEQECTAAAVESEVKTGEGDGGVVNQGTTAHAGGLQVKEEVGEGLVGRYIGRSAPGRTRILIGKVVSYDSTAGVYSLVFEDGHAEELGLPQLQELLMSDDNGALGMKVSCRKRKLDLLVSSGSALEVKEPPSTRQRVDGCEMSARPDELQHSASGSDMSEDVESSSNSSDFTREETSEPCPPVQAVELPPSSGDIPVPEESISSLLSVYNFLRSFSVQLFLSPFGLDDFVAAINCSVQNNLLDAVHVSLLRALRRHLESRSAEGSRSASNCLKYLDWTLLDALTWPNFLLEYLYVMCCIKNLGGKSFGRSLLVAEYYKLPVTMKLRVLQILCDDVIESEELKTELENRVGYNEEMEYEIESSAFLEAGSRSVSTRAAKASACKNTNDFHNLLESAPNVTNPETAPAVLSQDGNSDDCRICGMDGTLVCCDGCPWAYHSRCIGQNKAFLPQGDWFCPECMVNKLGPTSSRIERGARGAQMFGIDMCGRLFLGTCNYLLVIETASDAESYARYYNQYDVAKVLQSLAVSDAYVDICKQIKDYWKHLLGIIHNERSTTGKEVGAKVALPQTNAQQKFVANQSAMCSVECLEEQKCKSSLGVVTEKNAEVFKQTVSAQNNIHNAHRNGAFGPSVVSSVSHQNGSIVTGGSNIAQAQPAQSIFHPDPSTVSVTSGSFCPSSLGKHHLQMFPERSGNMSGVKAAKLSSFKPQAYMNLYNHGNIAASAAANIAVITSDDSKVSASQLTAKHRKKMAADNALQLKAFSSAATQFLWPSTEKKLMEVPRDRCGWCLACRSSAIGTKKACFLNMATSNAVKCSARILSVMRVIKNSDSHFPSIVAYLANMEESLRGLLVGSLQDMQQKERWHQQLQEASNCRTVIPLLLELESNIRGVAFSASWLKPIDDWPLESPGPSTGASRPAQYQKRGVGGRRGRRRSVASESGTATATDEDNSWTWWTGGNISKRTLQRGALLHSTRRKAARQGGKQWIAGLSYHEGSKFPRRSRQFVWRGCVGISQTSSQLALQVRYLDAHIRWKDFIPPDHIPSDGKSYDADFSALRNAVVCDKKIIDNKIRYALKFRNQKHLPVRVTKNILESEGDQDENSKLWFSENHVPLYMLREFELHAGDNSLPTPGISDSNCFTNLYPRRVKAYAGDVFSYLFHKGEVYPCTSCKKDVIYRDIVKCNTCQGNCHKECTSSSVVSKGSSATSSLICKLCLQKRNLMLTSYNTNASYIQPQQKGNGQQPVTALRVKFKVSSSHSGEPAPKVEAQLVASVKAQPSAKVEAQSSMNVKARPVVNVKTQPFAKVEAQPIMNEKVQPTAKMEVQPLAKMVTQNITGVQALPKTKAKKSKSEKEKKPKKVQAITYFGLVWKKNKTDKDDGSEFRANDVILKSKDSIGSSIRPTCCLCDKAYSPDFLYVRCERCRNWFHGDALQLEEERIGELVAYRCCRCRRRAIPHCPHSDGYTKPEPELSEQTVAASSQSTMLSSEDTYALADQDPLLASYGIVEPIGDDTMDVGLSMNMSSFAPGSNQKLSIRRAQAKSTEYIDQGGRPVSEYNIQNQPPGIGNINLSHTNEISFSEVDSVDASELLGWDLPQGAAYATPLDFTANHQSNDTCCGSFGMDEYEPQTYFSFTELLEADDTQLDNAFGMSAGLQGDCNGTGSFVQQGDGLSFMVEDGASNMNFPTNDPTPDEVACSKCMHTQPPPDLKCAVCDLHIHRQCSPWDQGEEPVDSSNWSCGGCREWR from the exons ATGGACGCCGAGCCCCGCCGGGAGGGTTCCGATCGGGCGCCCGCCGCCGACTCCTCCGCGGCGCCGGACGGTGACGAGGCGATGGCCCGTGGCGTCGCTGCTGCGGAGAAGCCTACAGCGGCCAGTGAGGCGGGGGCTGGTGGAGACGTCGCGGCGGCGGAGCGTGGGCGTGACGGGGAGACGCCGGCTGGAGATCCGGGGGTGGTGGCTGACGAAGGCGGTGCTGTGGGCGACCAGTGTCCTGCGGCGCCTCAAGCGAGCGAGGTGGACGAGGGTGGCGCCGCGGGCAAGGAGCGGTCTGATGGTGGTCTGGCGAATGGGGCAGTTGAGGGCAGCAGCATTGCGGGGGAAGTGCCAGATGTGGCTCCTGTGGTATCTGAAGCACGGATGGACGAGGACGGGGGTTGCTCCACAGGCAATGAGTACTCTGAAATGAAGATGGAGGTGGATGGCGGCTGCGTAGCAGAACGAGAGGGCGATGGTCAGGAACAGGAACAAGAGTGCACTGCAGCTGCTGTGGAAAGCGAGGTTaagacgggggaaggtgacggcgGAGTGGTGAATCAAGGGACTACGGCACATGCTGGGGGTCTTCAGGTTAAAGAGGAGGTGGGGGAAGGCTTGGTGGGCCGCTACATTGGACGTAGCGCTCCAGGGCGCACGAGGATTCTTATTGGGAAGGTTGTGTCCTATGATAGCACAGCTGGGGTCTACAGCCTGGTGTTTGAGGACGGACACGCTGAGGAGCTGGGGCTTCCTCAGCTCCAGGAGCTTCTCATGTCGGATGATAATGGTGCATTAGGCATGAAGGTGAGCTGCCGGAAGAGGAAGCTAGACTTGCTGGTTTCATCAGGGAGCGCCTTGGAGGTCAAAGAGCCACCAAGTACTAGGCAGAGGGTTGATGGATGCGAGATGTCTGCCAGGCCTGATGAGCTGCAGCATAGTGCGTCTGGCTCGGATATGTCTGAGGATGTTGAGTCTTCGAGCAATTCATCAGATTTCACTAGAGAAGAAACATCTGAGCCATGCCCTCCTGTACAGGCTGTGGAGTTGCCTCCGTCGTCAGGCGACATTCCTGTGCCAGAAGAGTCCATAAGTTCTCTCCTCTCTGTTTATAACTTCTTGCGGTCGTTCAGTGTGCAGCTGTTCCTGAGTCCATTTGGACTGGACGATTTTGTTGCGGCCATTAATTGCAGCGTGCAGAATAACTTGTTGGATGCTGTGCACGTCTCGCTACTGCGGGCTCTGAGGCGGCATCTTGAATCTAGATCTGCAGAAGGATCTCGATCGGCTTCAAATTGCCTGAA GTACCTGGATTGGACATTACTAGACGCATTGACTTGGCCAAATTTCTTACTAGAGTACCTGTATGTGATGTGTTGCATTAAAAATCTAGGGGGGAAGAGCTTTGGTAGAAGCCTTCTAGTCGCCGAATACTATAAACTTCCTGTTACCATGAAGTTGAGGGTGCTGCAAATACTCTGTGATGATGTCATTGAATCAGAAGAACTCAAAACTGAACTGGAAAATCGAGTAGGCTACAATGAGGAGATGGAGTATGAGATAGAATCTAGTGCATTTTTGGAGGCTGGTTCAAGATCAGTCTCAACTAGAGCAGCAAAGGCCTCAGCTTGCAAAAACACGAATGATTTCCATAATCTTCTCGAAAGTGCTCCAAATGTAACAAATCCCGAAACTGCTCCAGCAGTCCTGTCTCAGGATGGCAATAGTGATGATTGCCGAATATGTGGGATGGATGGAACTTTGGTATGCTGTGATGGCTGCCCGTGGGCATATCATTCAAGATGTATTGGTCAAAACAAAGCTTTCCTTCCTCAGGGTGACTGGTTCTGTCCAGAATGTATGGTTAACAAGCTTGGCCCAACTTCCTCAAGAATTGAGCGtggtgcaagaggagctcaaatgttTGGCATTGATATGTGTGGGAGACTATTCTTAGGAACTTGCAACTATTTGCTGGT GATCGAAACAGCTTCAGATGCAGAGTCTTATGCAAGATATTACAATCAGTATGATGTTGCCAAGGTCCTCCAAAGCCTTGCTGTCTCAGATGCATATGTGGACATATGCAAGCAAATAAAGGACTACTGGAAACATTTACTTGGTATAATTCATAACGAGAGATCAACAACAGGTAAAGAAGTTGGTGCGAAAGTAGCACTTCCTCAAACAAACGCGCAGCAGAAATTTGTGGCTAATCAGAGCGCAATGTGCTCAGTCGAATGCCTGGAGGAACAAAAATGCAAGTCAAGCTTAGGTGTTGTCACTGAGAAAAATGCTGAAGTTTTCAAGCAAACTGTGTCAGCTCAGAACAACATACATAATGCACACAGAAATGGAGCTTTTGGACCATCTGTGGTATCCTCAGTTTCTCATCAGAATGGATCCATTGTAACAGGTGGGTCTAACATAGCACAGGCGCAGCCAGCTCAGAGTATTTTCCATCCAGACCCATCCACCGTTTCTGTGACGTCAGGATCATTTTGTCCATCTTCTCTAGGTAAACACCACCTTCAGATGTTTCCGGAAAGATCTGGAAACATGAGTGGTGTCAAGGCAGCAAAATTGTCTTCTTTTAAACCACAAGCTTACATGAACCTCTACAATCATGGCAATATTGCAGCATCTGCTGCTGCCAATATAGCTGTTATTACATCCGATGACAGTAAAGTTTCAGCATCCCAACTGACTGCGAAACACCGGAAGAAAATGGCTGCAGACAATGCTCTACAATTGAAAGCATTTTCTTCAGCAGCCACACAATTTCTTTGGCCGAGTACCGAAAAGAAGCTTATGGAAGTCCCAAGAGATAGATGTGGTTGGTGCCTTGCTTGTAGAAGTTCAGCAATTGGAACTAAAAAGGCTTGTTTTCTTAACATGGCCACTTCAAATGCTGTTAAATGCTCTGCTCGAATTCTTAGTGTAATGCGTGTAATAAAAAATTCTGATAGCCACTTTCCTAGTATTGTTGCTTATTTagccaacatggaggaaagtttGCGTGGCCTCTTGGTTGGTTCACTACAAGATATGCAGCAGAAAGAAAGGTGGCATCAGCAACTACAAGAAGCTTCGAACTGCAGAACTGTAATACCCCTCTTGCTTGAG TTGGAAAGCAATATCCGTGGAGTAGCATTTTCTGCAAGTTGGTTGAAGCCAATAGACGATTGGCCTTTGGAATCTCCTGGTCCATCAACGGGCGCATCTCGTCCTGCACAATACCAAAAACGTGGGGTTGGTGGAAGGCGTGGCAGAAGACGTTCGGTTGCATCTGAATCtggtactgctactgctactgatgAGGACAACAGCTGGACTTGGTGGACTGGAGGAAATATTTCAAAACGTACTTTGCAGAGGGGGGCTCTTCTACATTCAACCAGAAGAAAAGCTGCTCGCCAAG GTGGTAAACAGTGGATAGCAGGTTTATCTTACCATGAAGGTTCCAAATTTCCAAGGCGATCTCGGCAGTTTGTCTGGAGAGGATGTGTTGGAATAAGCCAGACTTCATCTCAACTTGCTTTACAG gttAGATATCTTGATGCCCACATCAGATGGAAGGATTTCATCCCTCCAGATCATATTCCCTCAGATGGAAAAAGTTATGATGCTGATTTTTCTGCTCTCAGAAATGCTGTAGTCTGTGATAAAAAAATAATTGATAATAAGATAAGATACGCACTTAAGTTTCGCAACCAAAAGCATCTTCCTGTGCGTGTGACAAAAAATATCTTGGAATCAGAAGGTGATCAGGATGAAAATAGCAAATTGTGGTTTTCTGAAAACCATGTGCCATTGTACATGCTGCGAGAATTTGAGCTGCACGCTGGGGATAACTCCTTGCCTACTCCAGGAATTTCAGACTCTAACTGTTTTACCAATTTGTACCCACGACGAGTAAAAGCATATGCTGGAGATGTCTTTTCCTATCTTTTTCACAAGGGAGAAGTCTATCCCTGCACCTCATGCAAGAAGGATGTCATCTACAG GGATATTGTTAAATGCAACACTTGTCAAG GTAATTGTCATAAAGAGTGTACATCAAGTTCTGTTGTTAGCAAAGGAAGCAGTGCTACTTCCAGTTTGATATGCAAGTTATGCCTTCAGAAGCGGAATCTTATGCTTACTAGCTACAATACAAATGCAAGCTATATCCAGCCTCAACAAAAGGGTAATGGCCAACAACCAGTGACCGCTCTCAGAGTTAAGTTTAAGGTTAGTTCTTCCCATTCTGGTGAACCTGCTCCCAAAGTCGAAGCCCAGCTAGTCGCAAGCGTTAAAGCACAGCCATCTGCGAAGGTGGAAGCTCAGTCGAGTATGAATGTGAAAGCCCGGCCAGTTGTAAACGTGAAAACACAACCATTTGCAAAGGTGGAAGCTCAGCCAATTATGAATGAGAAAGTCCAGCCAACTGCGAAGATGGAGGTGCAGCCACTCGCGAAGATGGTAACTCAGAACATCACTGGTGTCCAAGCTCTGCCAAAGACAAAAGCTAAAAAGTCAAagtcagaaaaagaaaagaaacctAAAAAAGTTCAAGCGATCACATATTTTGGTCTCGTATGGAAGAAAAATAAGACTGACAAGGATGATGGAAGTGAGTTCAGGGCAAATGATGTAATCCTTAAAAGCAAGGATAGTATAGGTTCATCAATAAGACCAACATGCTGTCTCTGTGACAAAGCTTATTCTCCGGATTTCTTGTATGTACGCTGTGAGAGGTGCCGGA ATTGGTTTCATGGTGATGCCTTGCAACTTGAAGAAGAAAGGATTGGTGAGTTGGTTGCATACCGGTGCTGTAGGTGCCGAAGAAGAGCCATACCACATTGTCCTCATTCTGATGGTTATACAAAGCCTGAACCAGAATTAAGTGAACAAACAGTTGCTGCATCATCTCAGTCAACTATGCTATCTAGTGAGGACACTTATGCTTTAGCAGATCAGGACCCACTGCTTGCTTCTTACGGGATAGTTGAACCGATTGGTGATGATACAATGGATGTTGGTTTGTCAATGAACATGTCAAGCTTTGCCCCTGGAAGTAACCAGAAACTGTCTATAAGAAGAGCACAAGCAAAAAGTACTGAATACATTGACCAAGGTGGAAGACCTGTGAGTGAGTATAATATCCAAAATCAACCTCCAGGGATTGGAAACATCAATCTCAGCCACACGAATGAAATTTCTTTTTCAGAGGTAGACAGTGTTGATGCTTCAGAGCTATTGGGGTGGGATTTACCCCAAGGAGCTGCATATGCTACACCTCTTGATTTCACTGCTAATCACCAGTCGAATGACACTTGCTGTGGCAGCTTTGGAATGGACGAGTATGAGCCCCAGACTTATTTCTCGTTCACCGAGTTACTTGAAGCTGATGATACACAGCTTGAcaatgcctttgggatgtctgctGGTCTGCAAGGTGATTGCAATGGCACAGGAAGCTTTGTTCAACAAGGAGATGGTTTGTCTTTCATGGTAGAAGATGGAGCTTCAAATATGAACTTCCCAACAAATGATCCCACCCCCGATGAGGTAGCGTGCAGCAAGTGCATGCATACTCAGCCACCACCTGATCTCAAATGTGCTGTCTGTGACCTGCACATACACAGGCAGTGCTCACCGTGGGATCAAGGTGAAGAACCTGTTGACAGCAGCAATTGGAGCTGTGGTGGTTGCCGGGAGTGGCGATGA